A segment of the Streptococcus chenjunshii genome:
AACAGATCATTTTTCCCTTTTTCTTTCAGGTTATATTCCAATTCAAAGTTGGAATCGAAATGGTCCTCGATTGAGCGTTTGGATTTACCGGTAACCACTAAGATATCTTCAATGCCTGATTTTAAGGCTTCTTCAACGATAAACTGAATGGTTGGCTTATCAACGATGGGGAGCATTTCTTTAGCGAGGGCTTTAGTCGCAGGTAAGAAACGTGTGCCCAGACCGGCTGCAGGTATCACTGCTTTTCTGACTTTTTTCATAAAAAAACTCCTTTAAACTGCTAGGCTTATTATAACATATTTCTCATTCTTCCACTAACTGTTTCAGGATTTAGTGCCATTCATTTTCAGAACGGAATTCATTGGACATCATGCCAAGAATGCTCTCTTTCACATCCGCGCCTTCATATATAGCTTTATAAATAGCAGTGGTAATAGGCATGTAAACCCCTAATTCCTGAGAAATTTCATAGGCTACCTTGGTAGTTGAAATGCCTTCAATGACCATGCCCATATTGCGTTCAATGTCTTCCAGCTTTTCTCCGCGCCCCAGCGCATCTCCTGCCCGCCAATTACGAGAGTGCACAGAAGTCCCAGTAACAATTAAATCACCTACTCCGGAAAGACCGCTGTAAGTCAGCGGATCAGCGCCCAGCTTGACCCCGAGCCGGGTAATTTCTGCCAAACCGCGTGTAATGACAGCCGCTTTGGCATTGTCGCCATAGCCCAGCCCGTGAAGGGCTCCGGCTCCGACAGCAATAATATTTTTAAGAGCTCCGGCTGTTTCAACCCCAATGACATCTGTATTGGTATAAAGCCGGAAATAATTATTGCTGAAGAGTTTCTGAACATATTTAGCGGCTTCTAAATCTTTTGAAGCTGCGGTGATTAAGGTGATATCTCGGACAATGGTTTCTTCAGCGTGGCTGGGGCCGGAAACAACCACAATCTCACTCCGGCGGTCGGCTGGGATTTCTTCTTCTAAAATGACAGACAGACGTTCATGTGTGCCAGGTTCCAAGCCTTTGGATGCGTGCATCATGATCACTTTATGATCCAAGGTTTCAGCGACTTGCTTAGCAACCAGACGTGTGACCTTTGTCGGGACAACAAAAAGGACGGCATCTGCATTGTGGAGGGCTTCCTCTAAATCAAGTGTCGCCTTTATCTTTTCATCCAGCACGATATCTTTAAAATAAAGCGTATTCTTATGCTGGGTCTTTAATTCGTCAATCTGTTCCGGCAAATTTCCCCAAAGACAAACCTCGTGCCCGTTGTCATTGAGAACTTGAGCCAGAGCAGTTCCCCATGAACCGGGCCCCAAAACAGCAATCTTTTGTTTAGTCATCATCTTCTCCTTATAATAAGATACAAAGGCCGTTAAGAAATCCGTATGAAAATGACGGTAAGCCAGAAATCTCCGACTTCGTAGGCGCACCTCTGCCAAGACGACTAGAAAGCTGCGGCAGGCTGTTAAGACTGCAAAGCTTTCAGACGTCTACGGCTAGATTTTTTTGCAATAAACCCGCATCGCGACGGACTTCATCTTTTTCACTAGGATTTTAGGCCGTGTTCAGTTCAGTAAGATACAAAGGCCGTTAAGAAATCTGGTATCTGAACGGTAATAAATACTAGGCCGACAAATTTCTTAGTTCATGTCCACAGCCAAGAACCTGTATTTATTTCATTATAACATAGGTAGACCCTTTTGTATGAGATTTTACTGGAAATAAAGGTGTTTATCTGAAACTGCTTCCTCTGCTTTGGGTCAAAAAAAGAGAGGCTGATTTTTCCTCTCTCATTCTCTTAATATTAGTTGCTGGATCGGGCAGTTACTGCTCGATGTGCTGTGTCTTTGTCTGGTTCAGCCAAGCATAAGCGATACCGATGAAAAGACCGCCTCCCAGCCAGTTGCCAAAGAAAACAACAATCCACTGACGTGCAACATTAAAGAAGGTAAAGCTGTCAATATTGGCTTTTACTGGATTAAAAGCAGCCAGCATGAATGAAGCAAAATTGGCCACCAAGTGTTCGTTAATAAGAAAGACGAACATGAAGATAGCGGAAATGGCGATAAAAATTTTAGCGCTCTCTTCTTTGAGGAGCATATAACCTAAAATAGCGATGTTGACAAACATATTTGCCGTAATCCCTTCAATAAAATTGCTCCAGTCTGATTTAGCCAGCTTGATATTTACGGCATTGACCACAAAACTTTTATCGGTCAGATTCATAAATGAAAATGACTGATTAAACAGCCAGGCCAGAACAACTGCCCCAACAAGGTTGAACAGGGTGCAGTACAGCAAAATAACAGCAGCTTTCCGCCAGGTAATCTGTTTATAGTAAGCTCCTGCAGTCAGATACATCATGTTGGATGTGGCCAGTTCACCGTTAAAAATCAAGACATAAACTAAGCCGATAGCAAAGATAAATGTAAAGACAAAACGTGCTAAGGCAGGGAATCCTGCAGCAATAACATCTGCACCGATAATACCAACTGCTGTACTCATGGTCAGATAGGCGCCGGCAAACATAGACCGCAGCGCATAGCGAGCTAAACTTTCATCAAACAGTGCTTCTTTTTTAGCGCAGGCAGCACCGATTTTTTCCTGAAATGGGGTCATAAATTGCTCCTTTATCATTTTTCACAGTATTATTTCAGTAAAATTGAAGAGAGTGAAAGCAGCAAAACAAATCAATGATGCTTTATTTTGAATTCAAAGGAGTTTTGCTGTTAAGAACTGGTTTTCTTATTGGGAAACAGGCAGTAAAAAACTGAGAAAGGCAGATTTTCTTTGAGAAAACTGCTCTGCTTTCTCAGTTTTGAAGATGATACTGCAGTACCGTTAATACGGCCGGCTGCATGTGATTTCTTAGATAAGGTCAGTGAGCTGAGGCGCCTGAACTAGCATCGGTTGCTGCAGCGGCATTGCCTCCGCTGTCTGAAGCTCCGGAAGTGGCATCAGCCGTTCCTTGAGCTGCCGGTGCTGCTGGACTGCTGCCGCCAACTAAGCGCTGCCCGGTTTCTTTCAGATACCAGTCCAGCCAAGGTTTGAAGTTAAAGACGATTTCATTGATGCCAGCGTAAGAGCCGTCAGGATAATACATGGCTTGGTAATTGTGGGTATTAATCACACTGTCCGGTGAACCAGGAACGATTGTTCTGACATATTCTTGATTGCCGTTGCGCAGTGTACCGATAACCCATTCAACATTTTTCATGCGAGCCGGCGGAAGAGATCCATGAACGGTTGACATGCGGTTTCCTACCTGCTCAGGCACCCGTTTGGCAAACATGGTTTCCGGATCCTGATGGGCATTATTGTAGTACAGGAACTGGTTATTATCATCAGCATAAGTCAGTTCAAAAGGCATAGCGTTTAAGAACATATTGAGCTGATTAACAGTCAGTAAACCTTGGTCAAGCTTGACATAGGTATCCCCTTCAACTGCGTTGACAAGTTTCGACGCCTTTTCCAGCCAGTCCGGATCGTCAGGGTCAACCTCAGTAATGCTTGTCGCAATAGGTTTTCCGCAGTCTAGATCTTCCGGTTCAATCGGTTTTGGTTTTTTCAATTGTGATACCACTCCTACATATTTGATGAAATTATCTAAGCAGGTTTCAAGAAAGGAGACGGTGCCTTCGTTGATGATATTGCCGTCTTCATCAAAAGCTTCCTTGGCCTTGCCCAGTAAAAATTCATTGCCGGGCAGCGTATAGGCATTGACACCCGGAGCATCGAGGATTTTGCGCAGATGCACCTGGGCGCGCGATGTGCCCTGATCATGGTAAGAAGCACCGACAATCATGACCGGTTTATTTTCAAAAGGATGCAGGTTAAAGGACAGCCATTCAAGGGCACTTTTAAGAGCCGGTGTGGTGGTATGATTGTGCTCAGGTGTAGCGATAATCACACCATCTGCACGGGTAATTTTATTATAGAGATAGCGAATAGCGAAGCTGTCTGATTGATCATCGTCCTGATTAAACATAGGGACATCTTTGATTTCAAGGACTTCCAATTCAAATTTTAATTTAAAATGCCGGCGAATGAATTCTAAGAGCATGCGGTTATATGATTGATCAGCATTCGAACCGACGATTCCGACGAATTTCATAGCAGTTTTTCCTCCTTATGATAAGCTTTCCCAGTCAAAGTTTTCGGCTTCTTTCCGCAGTAAGTCCTGAGCATTTGACAGTTTAGCAGTGACCTTGACAAAGATGCGGAAGTCATCAAAAATAGCGTCTAGTTTTTGGATAGTCTCCAAATCGATCAAATTATTATCCTTGTCAAAAGCCTGTAAGGAATGCGAAAGCAGAAACTCATCCGGAAGGACATTAGCCTTCAGTTCAGGAGCGTTCAGGATTTGCCGCAGCTGGAGCTGGGCGCGTGATGAACCGAGTGTTCCGAAAGAAGCGCCTGTAATCATCACAGGTTTGTTCAGCAGAGGGAAAATGCCGTAAGACAGCCAAGCCAGTGCATTCATCAGAACAGCAGGAATGGAGTGATCATACTCCGGTGTCCCGATGATGACCCCGTCTGACTGTTCAATTTTAGCTGCGATTTCTGTTACAATATCAGGGATTTGCCTGTCTGCAGGTTTATTAAAAACTGGAATCTCTTTAATTTCAACCAGTTCAATATCGGCTTTATCAGCAAAGTGTTTTTCCATATATTGGAGAAGCTGGCGGTTGGTTGAACGGGCAGAGTTGGTACCAACAAGTCCAATAAGTTTCATAAGACTTCCTCATTTCTTTAAGTTTTTTACTATGTTAATGATAACGTTTTCTTAAAAGGGTGTCAACTCTATGCCAAAAAAGGAAAAACATGATAGAATAGCTGTATGAAAAAAATGCTGCTGATTGCTGCCGGCTGTCTAAGCCTGCTTTTAGGTGTTCTTGGTGTTATTCTGCCGGTTTTGCCGACTACCCCCTTTCTCCTTTTGTCAGGCTATTGTTTTGCCCGCAGTTCTAAAAAGTTTGAGCGCTGGCTGAAGCAGACCAAGCTCTATCAGTTTTATGTTGCGGATTATGCTGAAACCAAAAGCATTGCCAAAGAACGAAAAAAGAAAATTATTATTCAGATTTACCTATTGATGGGGCTGTCCGTTTGGCTGGCTCCGCTGGTCTGGGTAAAGCTTGCTTTGCTGGCTTTAACTGTATTTATCACCTATTATCTGTTCCGGGTGATTCCTGATAAATAGCAGGGGCTGATGGTGAATAGACTGAATAAGAAAACGTTTTGCTATGGAGGTTAATATGTCAAAAATACGTGGTTTTGAGCTGGTATCTAGTTTTACAGATGAAGGTTTGCTGCCTAAACGGGAGACAGCTCACGCAGCAGGTTATGATCTGAAGGCTGCTGAACATACAGAAATTGCTCCCGGAGAGATTGTTTTAGTGCCTACAGGACTTAAGGCCTATATGCAGGCAGGAGAGGTGCTGTGCTTGTATGACCGCTCTTCAAATCCGCGCAAAAAAGGACTGGTCTTGATTAATTCTGTCGGTATTATTGACGGAGATTATTACAATAACCCTGCTAATGAAGGGCATATTTTTGCACAGATGCAAAATATAACTGATAAGCCAGTAACAGTTGAGGCCGGCGAACGCCTTGTCCAAGGCATTTTCATGCCCTTTTTAATAGCTGATGGTGACAAAGCAGACGGACTCCGCACAGGCGGTTTTGGCAGCACCGGCCAATAAAGTTAGAGCAGCAGGCTGGTGTGACAGTTTGACAATTATATCAGACCGTTTCCGCTCTTCTCAGCGGCAGTCTGTGCAGCTATTTTATGAATTTACGAAAGAGAATATAAAGCATACAAGCAGGAGGAAACACGCTATCGCAAAAAAAAGAACGACTTTTGTCTGTCAGGAATGCGGCTATAATTCACCAAAATATCTGGGACGCTGTCCTAACTGCTCTTCCTGGTCCTCTTTTGTAGAGGAAGTTGAGACTGCTGAGGTTAAAAATGCCCGTGTATCTCTGACCGGACAGAAAACAAAGCCTGTTAAGCTCAATGATATTGCTGCTGTTCAGGTCAATCGAACGCAAACCGATTTAGAAGAATTTAACCGTGTCCTGGGCGGCGGTGTTGTCCCCGGCAGTTTGGTTCTGATTGGCGGCGATCCCGGCATCGGCAAATCTACCCTGCTTTTGCAGGTTTCGACTCAGCTGGCTCATAAAGGGACCGTTCTCTACGTTTCGGGAGAAGAGTCGGCCGAACAGATTAAACTGCGCAGCGAGCGGCTGGGGAATATCGACAGTGAATTTTACCTTTATGCCGAGACCAATATGCAGCTGATTCGGTCAGAAATTGAAAAGCTTCAGCCAGATTTCTTGGTGGTTGATTCTATTCAGACTATCATGACTCCTGATATCTCCGGAGTTCAGGGGTCTGTCAGTCAGGTCCGGGAAGTAACAGCTGAGCTGATGCAGCTGGCTAAGACAAACAATATCGCTGTTTTTATTGTCGGACATGTGACCAAGGAAGGGACGCTGGCCGGACCTCGTATGCTGGAACACATGGTAGACACCGTTTTGTATTTTGAAGGGGAACGGCACCATACCTTTAGAATTTTGCGGGCAGTCAAAAACCGTTTCGGATCAACCAACGAAATCGGAATTTTTGAAATGCAGGCCTCCGGTCTTGTTGAAATTCTCAATCCCAGCCAAGTCTTTTTAGAAGAACGTTTGGATGGGGCAACTGGTTCTGCTGTCGTTGTAACGATAGAAGGAAGCCGGCCGATTCTGGCTGAGCTGCAGGCTTTGGTTACGCCTACCGTTTTCGGCAATGCCAAACGGACAACGACCGGACTTGATTTCAACCGAGTCAGCCTGATTATGGCCGTTTTAGAAAAACGCTGCGGACTCCTGCTTCAGAATCAGGATGCCTATCTTAAATCGGCAGGCGGTGTGAGACTGGATGAACCAGCTATTGACTTAGCTGTGGCGGTAGCACTGGCATCAAGTTATAAGGAGCAGCCGACTGATCCTAAAACAGCCTTTATTGGCGAAATCGGGCTGACCGGTGAAATCCGCCGGGTTAATCGGATTGAACAGCGGATTAAAGAAGCTGCTAAACTCGGTTTTGCCAAAATCTATGTGCCCAAAAGCTCCCTGCAGGGTGTTGAAATCCCCGAAACGATCCAAGTCATCGGTGTCAGAACGGTCGGCCAGGTGTTAACGAACGTGTTTGAGTGAGCTGGCTTTATGGATAAAAAATGGACTGACTTCCAACTGCTGTCGCAGCAGCCGGAGCTCAGTCGTTTTTTTATACAGTCAGCTTGCTATCTTCACCCTTTTATGCTATAGTAACACAAAATTAAAACGAATGAGCAGTGTTGTCTTAAAAGATAAGGAGCAGGCCATGGCTAAAAAGAAAGGTTTAAGCAGACCGGCAAAGGTGTTCTGGGGACTGCTGGCTGCGGTTCTCATCGCCATCACAGGAATTTGGGGGTACAATCGTTATATGGAAAAGAAAAAAGTTGAACAGCTCTACCAGCACGGTTTTCAGCTGCTGGAAGAACAAATTGCCACATATATCAAAGAAAATTACTCCGGTGTCCGTAAAATTGAGTTCTCGCCGATTTATATAGACGGTGACGGGCGCTTTACGATGCGAACAGCTGAAGTGGTGCCAATCCTGTACGATGAACATGGGAATAAAGCACAATTTGGTGGGAAAATAAACCATTCTGGCTATCCCAGCTATGGGATTCTTAATTATCTGCGGATAGACTGGGATATTTATGGGACAGAGATGATAGAGCTGGCTAATCAGTCCGGAGATTATGTCGAAGTGACTTACGGTCAAAGTTTGCCAGAGGTAACAAAATGGGCAGAAAATGAGGATATCGACAGCAATATCGAAGCCCTAGTAGATATAGGAAAGCTGAAAGGGATTGAAAAGTCGGCTGAGGGCAGCCCGTCAGCTGAAATCCGCTACAATGTGATGCTTAAGAAGGGGATACTCAAATAAGAAGGGAGCACCTAAATATGACACTGACAGATAAAAAGATACAGAACTTGCAGGGTGTTATTAAAAAATATGCTTCATATGAAGAGGGGGAGACATTTAAAGTTCCTAAGACAAACGAATATTACCAAGTTGTCAACAGCGTAGATGAGACCACTCAGACTCTGGCCGTTGTTCCGGTGGACAATATCAAGGGCGATAATCCGGACTACAGCCAAACCGCTATCGTTGTGGCAGGGACCCAGCCTGGTTTTAATGAATCGACCAAAAATGCTGTCGAGGCCAGCGGGGGGTTCGGTCTGACCGACGGGAAGCTGACCGCTCAGACGGCAGATATCGACCAGTTTTATCAGGAGACGGTGGAAAAGCTGGAAGTGCATAAGGGTACAGTCTCCAACATGTCCGGTTTCAGCCAGTCCGGCCCTGGTGTGGCTAAGGTCGGCGCCAAATACCAAGTGCCAAAGATTACCAACTTCACAGACTGGGCGGCAGCCCAAGCGGTAAAGAGCGGCGCCTTTTCTAAAAGTGAGCTGGCTTATCTGAAAGATCATGCGACAGTTTATTCGGATTCCGGGAAAGATTTGACCTATTTTGATGGCGGCAAAGGTGAGATTCCGTATGGGAAAGTGGTGGTCGTTGAAGGGACACAGGGTATCAACGACCCAATCGGCGATCATGATCCAAAGTTCTTCCACATAAAAGGAGATAAGCTGGACATTGATTACTATGTGAAGAAGGGTCAGTTTGTCTCCGGCATGACCAGAGAACAGGTGATTAAGGTGGCTAAAATGAAGGCTAAGAATGCCAAAGGCTGGGATCTGAAAGACCCCAGCACTTGGACGGACAGCACGGACTACCGCGATTATGTTAAGGAATATAAGGAAAAATACGGCAGCTTTGCCCTTGCTGACCCTAAAGCGTTGGATTTTACGGCTGCTCAAGATCGCTTAACCAGTCTGCGCAGTCAGCTTCAGACCGCTTCTGGTTCGCAAAAGATTTTGCTGCGTCAGGAGCTGGTCACAGCGGCAGCTCAGGCAGCACAAGCCAAGGCTGAAAGCTTTAACTTTAGGGTTAAAAGCCGCATCAATCAGAGCAAGGAAACAATTGACAGCCAGCTCAAAACTTTTGAGAGGGACATTCACAGTCTGTCTCAGCACTTATCGGAAGGAGAAGTGGCTGAATTGCTGTCGGAACTGAGCATGGATAAGGTTTGGGATGAAGGCAGTGAAGCCGCAGCGCTGGCTGAAGGTGACCGGACCCAGGAAGAACTGACTGATTTTACTCAAAAGCTGATGGCCGGTGCGGAGGACTTAAACGCTGCCGACCAAGCGGGTGCTGAGCTGTTTCAATAAGGAGAAAAGATGCTTGACCAATTAGCTAAATTAGGAACCGTTGATTTAAGCAAACTGCAGGAAGCTTATACTGAGGCGCTTAAGGCTCAGGAACGTCTGGTGATTAAAGCCGCGATAGCTGTTCAGAAGCAAAAAATCCGCGCTGAAAAGCAGCGGCTGAAAAAAGAGCTGCAGCAAGAAAAAACAGACTTGAAAACTTATCTCTCTGCTAGCCTGCCTGCTGATTTAGGAGCTGGCTTTGAGGGGAAAGCAGCTACAGCAGCGCAGGATTTTTTAAGCAGCTTTCCCCAGCCTCAGCTGCCTAATCCTATTGTTTTAGAGTAAAGAAGGAGCAAAGAGTGATGAGCTATCAGTATGATGAAGCCAGTTTGACGGACACGCATTTATCAAATCAGGAGCAGTTTAGAAAGGCTGAGGCTGATATGGATGATATGCAGCAAACGCTCAGCCGGGAAACCGAAAGGCTGAACCAGTGGCTGGACCGCCTTTGCCAGTCAGAACCTGACATAGTCAGCCAGACTAAAAGAGCTTTGGACAATGAGGAGGAGCTCCTGCAGCAGCAAATCAGCCAAGAAACAGAAACGCTGGCACAGGTTCAGATACAGGAAGCCGGCCACTATCAGAACCTTTCTGATTTATTAAATCTCTTATAAAGCAGCCAGTCTTGGGATTGGCTGTTTTTTTAGTTAAGCGGCCAAAAGCGTCAACGATCATCTGCAGCGGTTTTTTACGAAGTTTTCAGCTGTGTTCATCTGTCTCTCTTTAGCTAAGCTGTTAACAATGACAAAATGAATAAAAAATGCTACCATAGATAAAATTGCGGGAGCTGAGCTGAATTGGCTGGCTGAAGGGCCGGTAATTTCAGCTTCGCTGTGAAAAAGCACGGCTGAAGAACCCAGCTGTTCAAATCAGCGCTCGCTTAAGGCAATATCAAAGTGAACCTGAGGATATGGAGGAAGACGATGTCTTATTTTGACAACTTTTTAAAAACCAATCAAGCCTATGCTGACCTGCACGGGACAGCCCATTTGCCTATGAGGCCTAAAACACATGTGGCGATTGTAACATGTATGGATGCCCGGCTCCATGTAGCTCAAGCCTTAGGTTTGGCCTTAGGAGTTGCGCATATATTACGGAATGCCGGCGGACGGGTAACCGATGATGTGATTCGCTCTCTGGTCATTTCTCAGCAGCAGCTGGGAACCAAAGAAGTTGTTGTGCTGCACCATACTGACTGCGGGGCACAGACTTTTACTAATGCAGCTTTTGCCGAACAGCTCCAGCAGGATTTGGGCATAGATGTGAGCGGTGAAGACTTTCTGCCGTTTACGGATGTTGTTGCTAGTGTCCGGGAAGATATGGCACTGCTGCGCCAATCACCTTTGATTCCGGATGAGATTATTATTTCCGGTGCGGTTTATGATGTGGATAGCGGCCGTATGACGGAAGTCAAATAATGGCCGTCAGCTTTTCTGAAAAAGTTTAACGAAACGTTATTAAACACGCTGCATACTTGACAGAGAAAAGAGGAACTGATATTATTTGTATTAAAATAATAATACAAAAAGAAATAACTTTTCAGGAGGCAGACTATGGCAGATAATCGGATGAAATACACTATTGACAGCAACATGCAGTTTCCTTTGGTTGAGATTGCACTGGAAACTGGAGAGTCCGCTTATATTCAGCGAGGCAGTATGGTTTACCATACCCCCGGTGTTACCCTCAATACCCGCCTAAATGCCCGCGGCTCCGGTATCGGCAAACTGATGGGAGCGATCGGCCGTTCGATGACTTCCGGCGAATCCGCTTTTATTACTCAAGCGGTTTCCAGCGCTGATGACGGCAGATTAGCATTGGCTCCGTCTATGCCCGGTCAGGTTATTGCTCTTGATTTGGGGAGCCGTCAGTACCGTCTTAATGATGGCGCTTTTCTGGCTCTGGACGGTTCAGCTCAGTACAAGATGGAGCGCCAGTCTGTGGGCCGGGCCTTCTTTGGCGGTCAAGGCGGTCTCTTTGTGATGACAACAGAAGGGCAAGGGACACTTTTGGCTAATGCCTTTGGATCGATTAAAAAGATAGAACTCCAAGGAGAAGAAATCACTATCGATAACGCTCATGTTGTCGCCTGGAGCCGTGAACTGCAGTATGATATTCACTTAGAGAACGGTTTTCTGCAGTCTATCGGAACCGGAGAAGGGATTGTCAATACCTTCCGCGGGACAGGTGAAATTTATGTGCAAAGTTTGAATATCGAAACCTTTGCTAACGTTATCGGCAGCCACATTATCACCGGCGGCGGTGATGGCGGGGGGAAATCATCGCTCTTGGACAGCTTCTTGTAATAAGCTACAGAATAAAATACTCAGCGAGCGAGATGAAAATCGTGATGTCAAAGACATTGATTTTCCTCGCTTTTTTAATTTTTGGCTGGGACAGACTTGATATGTCTGTAGATGACCCAGCTGTAAAACAGCTGCTTGAAAGAGCTCCCTCTTTTTCGAGCTATTAGAGCATATTCAATCCCAATACCAATAAAACACAGCTGAGACATTTGTCTCAGCTGTGTTTTATTGGTATAAACGGTACTATCAACAGCCAAACTTACAAAAAATCAACTGCTGAGATTATTTTCTAGAGCAGCAATTCCTTTATTTTATCTGCTTCAGGATATTTTCGACATTGTAACGCCCCCAGTATGTCAGCCGTTCTAAAAAATCTTTTAAGTCAGTTTCATTAAAGTGGGCTTTTATTAAATAGCAAGCATGTCCGGAAACCTTATAGAATTCATCAATTTCTTCGTAAGTTGTAGCAAAATGTTCAAACCGGCTGAACTGATTGCTGTCCATATAAACCATAATATACTGCTGGAAAGAATAAGAAAGAGCGGTCGTAAAATGCATGATTGTCCCATTTTCCTGAAGTTTACTGATACGATTGCCGACTGCCTGACCGGTTAGATGAACGAGTTGTCCAATTTCTTTGTTTGTTAAACGTCCATTTGTTTTTAGCAGACTGAGAATCTCTTTATCAATATTATCCATTTTAGATATCCCTTCACGGTGAAATGAAAAGAACTGATTGTTTTTCATCAAGTGATGGCCAGTAACTTACAAAAGTTCTATACTTATATCATATAAAAAGGTATTGGACACAATCAGGCAACTTTGACATTTAGAAAGGGGCTAGTATTATGACAAAGAAGGCGTTATGAGTTATTGATGTTCAAAAGGATTATTTCCATCCTAGGAAATGTGAATTGGTTAAACCTGAAGAGGCTTTGATCCAGATTAATATGCTGGAGATGCTATTTTTAAAAAGAAATTTGCCAATCCTTTATATTCAACATATTAAAAAGAATGACGAGGCTGATTTTTTTGTTGAAAACAGCGAGGGCGCTGAACTGCATCCGAGTTTAAATCTACAAAAGGAAGCTGTCGTTATTACCAAGCATTTCCCAAATAGCTTTCTGGGGACTGGTTTAGATGACAAATTACAAGCTTTGGAAGTCGGTCAGCTAGTTATAACTGGCATGATGACCCATATGTGTGTTGA
Coding sequences within it:
- a CDS encoding NAD(P)H-dependent glycerol-3-phosphate dehydrogenase is translated as MTKQKIAVLGPGSWGTALAQVLNDNGHEVCLWGNLPEQIDELKTQHKNTLYFKDIVLDEKIKATLDLEEALHNADAVLFVVPTKVTRLVAKQVAETLDHKVIMMHASKGLEPGTHERLSVILEEEIPADRRSEIVVVSGPSHAEETIVRDITLITAASKDLEAAKYVQKLFSNNYFRLYTNTDVIGVETAGALKNIIAVGAGALHGLGYGDNAKAAVITRGLAEITRLGVKLGADPLTYSGLSGVGDLIVTGTSVHSRNWRAGDALGRGEKLEDIERNMGMVIEGISTTKVAYEISQELGVYMPITTAIYKAIYEGADVKESILGMMSNEFRSENEWH
- a CDS encoding formate/nitrite transporter family protein — its product is MTPFQEKIGAACAKKEALFDESLARYALRSMFAGAYLTMSTAVGIIGADVIAAGFPALARFVFTFIFAIGLVYVLIFNGELATSNMMYLTAGAYYKQITWRKAAVILLYCTLFNLVGAVVLAWLFNQSFSFMNLTDKSFVVNAVNIKLAKSDWSNFIEGITANMFVNIAILGYMLLKEESAKIFIAISAIFMFVFLINEHLVANFASFMLAAFNPVKANIDSFTFFNVARQWIVVFFGNWLGGGLFIGIAYAWLNQTKTQHIEQ
- a CDS encoding NAD(P)H-dependent oxidoreductase; the encoded protein is MKFVGIVGSNADQSYNRMLLEFIRRHFKLKFELEVLEIKDVPMFNQDDDQSDSFAIRYLYNKITRADGVIIATPEHNHTTTPALKSALEWLSFNLHPFENKPVMIVGASYHDQGTSRAQVHLRKILDAPGVNAYTLPGNEFLLGKAKEAFDEDGNIINEGTVSFLETCLDNFIKYVGVVSQLKKPKPIEPEDLDCGKPIATSITEVDPDDPDWLEKASKLVNAVEGDTYVKLDQGLLTVNQLNMFLNAMPFELTYADDNNQFLYYNNAHQDPETMFAKRVPEQVGNRMSTVHGSLPPARMKNVEWVIGTLRNGNQEYVRTIVPGSPDSVINTHNYQAMYYPDGSYAGINEIVFNFKPWLDWYLKETGQRLVGGSSPAAPAAQGTADATSGASDSGGNAAAATDASSGASAH
- a CDS encoding NADPH-dependent FMN reductase yields the protein MKLIGLVGTNSARSTNRQLLQYMEKHFADKADIELVEIKEIPVFNKPADRQIPDIVTEIAAKIEQSDGVIIGTPEYDHSIPAVLMNALAWLSYGIFPLLNKPVMITGASFGTLGSSRAQLQLRQILNAPELKANVLPDEFLLSHSLQAFDKDNNLIDLETIQKLDAIFDDFRIFVKVTAKLSNAQDLLRKEAENFDWESLS
- a CDS encoding YbaN family protein, coding for MKKMLLIAAGCLSLLLGVLGVILPVLPTTPFLLLSGYCFARSSKKFERWLKQTKLYQFYVADYAETKSIAKERKKKIIIQIYLLMGLSVWLAPLVWVKLALLALTVFITYYLFRVIPDK
- a CDS encoding dUTP diphosphatase, which produces MSKIRGFELVSSFTDEGLLPKRETAHAAGYDLKAAEHTEIAPGEIVLVPTGLKAYMQAGEVLCLYDRSSNPRKKGLVLINSVGIIDGDYYNNPANEGHIFAQMQNITDKPVTVEAGERLVQGIFMPFLIADGDKADGLRTGGFGSTGQ
- the radA gene encoding DNA repair protein RadA, with the protein product MAKKRTTFVCQECGYNSPKYLGRCPNCSSWSSFVEEVETAEVKNARVSLTGQKTKPVKLNDIAAVQVNRTQTDLEEFNRVLGGGVVPGSLVLIGGDPGIGKSTLLLQVSTQLAHKGTVLYVSGEESAEQIKLRSERLGNIDSEFYLYAETNMQLIRSEIEKLQPDFLVVDSIQTIMTPDISGVQGSVSQVREVTAELMQLAKTNNIAVFIVGHVTKEGTLAGPRMLEHMVDTVLYFEGERHHTFRILRAVKNRFGSTNEIGIFEMQASGLVEILNPSQVFLEERLDGATGSAVVVTIEGSRPILAELQALVTPTVFGNAKRTTTGLDFNRVSLIMAVLEKRCGLLLQNQDAYLKSAGGVRLDEPAIDLAVAVALASSYKEQPTDPKTAFIGEIGLTGEIRRVNRIEQRIKEAAKLGFAKIYVPKSSLQGVEIPETIQVIGVRTVGQVLTNVFE
- a CDS encoding beta-class carbonic anhydrase, with amino-acid sequence MSYFDNFLKTNQAYADLHGTAHLPMRPKTHVAIVTCMDARLHVAQALGLALGVAHILRNAGGRVTDDVIRSLVISQQQLGTKEVVVLHHTDCGAQTFTNAAFAEQLQQDLGIDVSGEDFLPFTDVVASVREDMALLRQSPLIPDEIIISGAVYDVDSGRMTEVK
- a CDS encoding TIGR00266 family protein translates to MADNRMKYTIDSNMQFPLVEIALETGESAYIQRGSMVYHTPGVTLNTRLNARGSGIGKLMGAIGRSMTSGESAFITQAVSSADDGRLALAPSMPGQVIALDLGSRQYRLNDGAFLALDGSAQYKMERQSVGRAFFGGQGGLFVMTTEGQGTLLANAFGSIKKIELQGEEITIDNAHVVAWSRELQYDIHLENGFLQSIGTGEGIVNTFRGTGEIYVQSLNIETFANVIGSHIITGGGDGGGKSSLLDSFL
- a CDS encoding Lrp/AsnC family transcriptional regulator produces the protein MDNIDKEILSLLKTNGRLTNKEIGQLVHLTGQAVGNRISKLQENGTIMHFTTALSYSFQQYIMVYMDSNQFSRFEHFATTYEEIDEFYKVSGHACYLIKAHFNETDLKDFLERLTYWGRYNVENILKQIK